The Thermomonospora curvata DSM 43183 DNA segment CGCGCCGCCTCGACCCCTTGGTCGTTTAGTACTTCGCCGTAGGCGGACGTGGCCTCGTGCAGCCCCACCCACGTGAAGAACACGGGCAGAAAGACCAGCACCGGCCCGACCGCCAGCGCGGCCTTGACTGCACGGGACGCCCAGTGCTTGCGGCTGGCCTTCTTAGGGAGCGGCTGGATGATCGTCTCATCGGGCGAGAACGCCGCGAAGAGGTCGACCTCGCACCAGCGCTCGGCCTTGCTCCGATCACTCATCGCCTCGGCGAGGTCTCTAAGCTGCTCTTTTCTCTCCGCCAGCTCCGGCTTCTCAGCGAGTTTCCGCAGCTCCTCGCCTACGTCATGCTTCCCCAATGATGAGACTCCCCCACCTGCTCTGCCGGCCATCCCGTGCAGAGCCACCCCAGGTCGAACTGTTTTAGCAGCTCTTGTCCTTGATGTCACATGAACTGCTTGTGTGCGGAGTTTTCTTATAGTTCTGTTACCAGGGAGGATGCTGTCTGCAGGGGCTCATGAGCGTTGACGGCTATCGCCTTGTGCAGGGAAGGGCTGCCCAGCCCGTCGGGGTGGGGCAAGGGGGACGTTCCCCCTGATGGCACGGCCGGTTTCGAGCGTGCGAGCCATTAGGGACGGGCCCCACGGGCCGGAGGATGCGGTACCCCGCAACGGTTCGGGGCCTCCGGTTGTCAGCGCTGTCACCTGCCCGCTGGCCACGTGAACCACCCTGAGTGGGGTGTTGGCTCCTGCCAGCCCCAGCGGCACCTTCTCTCGCCGTATGCGACTTACCCCTGTTATACCTGCCCGACCTGGACTCGTAGAGCTCCTTCTCAGCGATCGACGCTGTGGGCGTCCGGCGGTGCTGTCGGATGTCCTAGTGTCGAACGACGCCTGAATCATCGTCTTCGATCAAGCGGTGTCGGTCACCACCGGGGGGGCCGACACCGCGAGAGGCTCACTCCCCGTTGGGAGCGAAGGGCTGGGCGGTTTCCGGTTCTGAAGGTCCCTCGCCCGGCGGATCCTCGTCGTGTGCGGTTTCTTCGGAGTCCTCCGGCGGCAGCGGGAGGACGTACTCCTGGGCCAGTTCGGCCAGGTGCAGGGGCAGCGGCAGGGCGAGGGCCTGGGGGTAGTCCGGGGGCTGGCGCAGGTGGTGGGCGGCCATCGCCAGCGCCTCCGGATCGTCGCCGTCGTCCTCGTGGCAGCCGAGCACGGCGAGCTCCACCAGACCGGGGTTCCAGCCGACCTTGTCGGCGTCGATGGTCGGCCTGCCGGAGCCGCGAGTGAGCGGCCGGCCGCCGAGTTTGTCGCCGCTGACGGCCGAGTCCTTGAACTGCGAGGGTTTGGGCGTGGTGCTCCAGAACACCCGGCCGCCGCCGGCTCCGTCAGGACGGGGCGCCACCCACAGGTGGGCGGCCAGGCCGTTCAGCCCGTCCTTGGGGTGGACGCCCCACCACTGGGGGGTCTCCCGGCCCGTGGTCTTGCGGACCCGCAGCAGCCGCAGGTCGGGGTCGAGCCTGCGGTGCGGGGCCACCCCGGTGCGCACCCGGTCGCGCTGCACCTGGCCGTCCTGCAGCCACGTCCAGTGCGAACGGACGTTCTGCGCGCAGGCCAGCAGCAGGGTCGGGACGCCTCGCAGGGTGCGCAGCACCGTCTGCAGCCATTCCTCGACCTGCCGGCGTTGCCGCTCCATCTCCCGGTGGTAGTCCGGTCGTCTGAAGGCCTCCTCGTCTTCGTCGTCGGCGGCCAGGACGGAGGAGACGTCGACCCGCTCGGTCAGCCGCAGCAGCAGCGACGGATAGGGGATCCAGGCGCCCGCTCCGCCGTCCGCCTCGGCGTCCCAGCCCCGCACCTCGGCGATTCCCTCCTCAGGACCGGGGGCCACCAGCACGGCGACCGGGACGTGCCCGGCCCAGCGGGTCCGGCTCGTCCGGTTCTTGCGCACCAGCCAGATCGCCGCATAGCGCAGTCCTTCGGGCAGCCCGTCGCTCAGCCCGTGCTCGGGGAGCACCCGCACCCCCAGCTGCCGCAGCCCGTCGTCCCAGGCCTTCTCGGCCCGGTGCCCGATGTTGCGGGTCGAGTCGTAGCCCGCGGTCTTCTTGGGCACCGCCACGAACTGGGTGAGGAGCCCGGCCTTGGCGAAGCCGAGCCGCAGCGCGAACTTCGGATCGTGATCAGAAGTGGTGAAGTCGGCGGCGCGGTCGAGTTCCACCAGCGCCAGCGACGGCGCCGTGCCCGGACGCTCGGCCGCCATCCAGCGCGCGGCCCGGTCGCGCCGCTCGGCGACCGCGGCGGTGACCATCGCCTTGGTCCGGCGTCCCTCCGGCAGCGCCAGGTCGTCGCCGAGCCCTTCGGTCAGACGCCGGCAGTGCAGCCGCACGAGCAGCTCCGGCGTGCGCCACTCCAGCAGGCCGCGCGGACCTGAAGCGGCGCTCAGCAGCGCATCGATGGCCGCTCTCGACCCGCCGCCCAGACCGAGAAGGCCGATGAACGCCTCGACGGCCTCATCTCGCATCTGCGGCGTCTGCCACAGCAGCCACGCCTCCAGCACGGCCCGGTCGTCCTCGACGGCACCTAGCGCCCGCATCGCGTGCGCCGCGGCGGCCCGCACCTTCGCGGCGCGGCGCCTGTCGTACTCGGACGTCTTCGTCTTGGGCGGGGTGTTGAGCGGTGTGGAACGGCCCAGCCGGGTGCGCACC contains these protein-coding regions:
- a CDS encoding pPIWI_RE module domain-containing protein, with amino-acid sequence MPAYTRIRTASWLPDSPDASVTARYQALPFPEQWREVLLELCNAGRPTDAEPYRTVPTRRMEQVLQTFAPDYLVLPRPRDGRGHWLLVPEGVERLPDQVFRALYNAWLSDLRPDMAKDPHYRELLAKARAMLDDAPPRWEPVELELLRCPVTEGGTAAPLAHQYPLTTDWFARKILALEPYDYGSGTLRFHAVPRGPRDQGAELVSEPLRFDKDGQRWWYSITLNVTLHTVPFEPLPRIHLHTGIRRWATRVGAAGRLYLPRRRRTTVLLRPRVPWLPGASRSDRFAVARLERRWDREARDWVTGWVEGGPAGMLHRLSLSSFPDAEAIVTAPEEWLADDMSAAVVYSTAMGSHGVLPGLMPHQRSELVAWAEQAFAPELRPEPERVRTRLGRSTPLNTPPKTKTSEYDRRRAAKVRAAAAHAMRALGAVEDDRAVLEAWLLWQTPQMRDEAVEAFIGLLGLGGGSRAAIDALLSAASGPRGLLEWRTPELLVRLHCRRLTEGLGDDLALPEGRRTKAMVTAAVAERRDRAARWMAAERPGTAPSLALVELDRAADFTTSDHDPKFALRLGFAKAGLLTQFVAVPKKTAGYDSTRNIGHRAEKAWDDGLRQLGVRVLPEHGLSDGLPEGLRYAAIWLVRKNRTSRTRWAGHVPVAVLVAPGPEEGIAEVRGWDAEADGGAGAWIPYPSLLLRLTERVDVSSVLAADDEDEEAFRRPDYHREMERQRRQVEEWLQTVLRTLRGVPTLLLACAQNVRSHWTWLQDGQVQRDRVRTGVAPHRRLDPDLRLLRVRKTTGRETPQWWGVHPKDGLNGLAAHLWVAPRPDGAGGGRVFWSTTPKPSQFKDSAVSGDKLGGRPLTRGSGRPTIDADKVGWNPGLVELAVLGCHEDDGDDPEALAMAAHHLRQPPDYPQALALPLPLHLAELAQEYVLPLPPEDSEETAHDEDPPGEGPSEPETAQPFAPNGE